Proteins encoded together in one Flavobacterium keumense window:
- a CDS encoding DUF6602 domain-containing protein has protein sequence MSNKKDKDFKKLSIDTFFNFEADGIDIAQSQVKLIHNSGDIYASGSQLEVAIRNFFKKKLPEKYYISNGHIIDTSLSTSPQLDLIIADNFRTPILYKTFDETEYLTYESIYAYAEIKSSWNKKHIDDFVTTKERLNKFLTRENISPQFLDAGGKGIMLNIPTTTNEYKNPLFSFMFIGDSSSFSFEHIKDYYNKTDWKFLPNIICLYDRGLIVNINKAELESNIFKVNLYPEFINKNNENNEWILLKFDKKRSSLGTLYYMVLEHLNTCVLGSPNMLEYLQNIFEINPNNIDFINEF, from the coding sequence ATGAGCAACAAAAAAGATAAAGATTTTAAAAAGCTTTCAATTGACACCTTCTTCAATTTTGAAGCAGACGGAATTGATATAGCCCAAAGTCAAGTCAAATTAATTCATAATTCCGGAGATATTTACGCTTCTGGAAGTCAGTTAGAAGTTGCTATTAGGAATTTCTTCAAAAAGAAACTACCAGAGAAGTATTATATAAGTAATGGTCATATTATAGACACTAGCCTTTCAACTAGTCCTCAATTAGATTTAATCATTGCTGACAATTTTAGAACACCAATTTTATACAAGACATTTGATGAAACAGAATATTTGACATATGAATCAATTTATGCTTATGCTGAAATTAAATCGAGTTGGAATAAAAAACATATTGACGATTTTGTAACTACAAAAGAAAGGCTTAATAAATTCTTAACGAGAGAAAATATTAGCCCACAATTTTTAGATGCTGGAGGAAAAGGAATAATGCTGAATATTCCAACTACTACAAATGAATATAAAAATCCTTTATTTTCTTTTATGTTTATAGGCGACAGTTCATCATTTTCATTTGAACATATTAAGGATTATTACAATAAAACTGATTGGAAGTTTTTGCCAAATATCATTTGTCTTTATGATAGAGGGTTAATAGTTAATATAAACAAAGCAGAATTAGAAAGCAATATATTTAAAGTGAACTTATACCCAGAATTTATAAATAAAAATAATGAGAATAATGAATGGATTCTTTTAAAGTTTGACAAGAAAAGAAGCTCATTAGGCACATTGTATTATATGGTTTTAGAGCACTTAAATACTTGCGTTTTGGGAAGTCCAAATATGCTTGAGTACTTACAGAATATTTTTGAAATTAACCCTAACAATATTGACTTTATAAACGAATTTTAA
- a CDS encoding nucleoid-associated protein, translating into MIEISELEINRIVIHRVHKKTDSDEFGFAEYSENLFTFGALELETLKSRIGTAFSKAKRFFKLEIAKSDDNSFYGYSRSIKNADNDRFLDLSKSISDLLAMSHNKKTIPAGLLLILDGFLHRKHFVLVIKAELQEAFTIKEFNNQKLIELVNDLFLSPAKDFYKIGFIIEDTNNLTPPNDIYSCYMYDDNFSSGKRDLAEYFYNEFLGFQTNRNDKLVTKRFKDDLFQFIETNVASFEDKRGLKNALNTLYRENTTGIINPQEFAETHFPENLLRLFGSEVGSNYPTSFTKDLTLVERSLTRGQIKLVDDLKIEGPLDAIDNVSISSGQNFDFERLRMQIENGEIRQVITIKTE; encoded by the coding sequence ATGATAGAAATTAGCGAATTAGAAATAAATAGAATAGTAATACACAGAGTTCATAAGAAAACTGATAGTGATGAGTTTGGGTTTGCAGAATATTCTGAAAATCTCTTTACATTTGGTGCTTTAGAACTTGAAACACTAAAAAGTAGAATTGGCACTGCATTTTCCAAGGCTAAAAGATTTTTTAAACTTGAAATTGCTAAATCAGACGATAATTCATTTTATGGATATTCGAGGAGTATTAAAAATGCAGATAATGATAGATTTTTAGACTTATCAAAAAGCATTTCAGATTTGTTAGCAATGAGTCATAATAAAAAGACCATTCCAGCTGGCTTATTGCTCATTCTTGATGGCTTTTTGCACAGAAAACACTTTGTACTTGTAATTAAAGCAGAATTACAAGAAGCATTTACAATCAAAGAGTTTAACAATCAGAAACTAATTGAACTTGTAAATGATTTATTCCTCTCACCAGCAAAAGATTTTTACAAAATAGGTTTTATTATTGAAGATACAAATAATCTTACTCCACCGAATGATATATATTCTTGTTATATGTATGATGACAATTTTAGCAGTGGCAAACGAGATTTAGCAGAATATTTTTATAATGAGTTTTTAGGTTTTCAAACAAACAGAAATGATAAATTGGTTACAAAAAGATTTAAAGATGACTTATTTCAATTCATTGAAACTAATGTAGCATCATTTGAAGATAAAAGAGGGCTTAAAAACGCTTTAAATACATTATACAGAGAAAACACAACAGGAATAATAAATCCTCAAGAATTTGCAGAAACTCACTTTCCAGAAAATTTATTAAGATTGTTTGGAAGTGAAGTAGGTTCAAATTACCCTACTTCTTTCACTAAAGACTTGACTTTAGTAGAAAGAAGTTTAACGAGAGGACAAATAAAACTTGTAGATGACCTTAAAATCGAAGGACCTTTAGATGCAATAGATAATGTATCAATTTCAAGTGGACAAAATTTTGACTTTGAAAGATTAAGAATGCAAATAGAAAACGGTGAGATAAGACAAGTAATAACAATTAAAACCGAATAA
- a CDS encoding IS1 family transposase, which translates to MYNFVQFAKARVKICDTKIFPHCTAPTLIKNRFTANQKQQFYCKTCTKRCIDFYTNNGYGKEINAHIVMLIKEGMGIRSMARILCISTTTLLKRIVFIAKGVQSPPISSSQIYEVDEMRTFLRHKGKVIWIVYALDRVNKNVISFAVGSRTKKTLNQVIKTVVLSNPKRIYTDGLIHYKFLIHNTIHKVTRFGTNRIERKNLSLRTQLKRLNRRSICFSKSLLVLSAVLRIYFWSR; encoded by the coding sequence GTGTATAACTTCGTTCAGTTCGCAAAAGCTCGAGTCAAAATTTGCGATACTAAAATTTTTCCTCATTGTACTGCTCCTACACTTATTAAAAATAGGTTTACTGCTAACCAAAAACAACAATTTTATTGTAAAACGTGCACGAAACGATGTATCGATTTTTATACAAATAATGGTTATGGTAAAGAAATCAATGCCCATATTGTAATGCTTATTAAAGAGGGTATGGGAATTAGAAGTATGGCTCGCATTTTATGTATTTCTACCACCACTTTACTAAAACGTATAGTATTCATTGCCAAAGGAGTTCAATCGCCACCCATTAGTTCGAGTCAAATATATGAAGTAGACGAGATGAGAACTTTTTTACGACATAAAGGGAAGGTAATTTGGATTGTATATGCTTTAGATAGAGTCAATAAAAATGTAATCAGTTTTGCTGTTGGTTCAAGAACCAAGAAAACACTCAATCAAGTTATTAAAACCGTAGTACTTTCCAATCCCAAACGAATTTATACTGATGGGTTGATTCACTACAAATTTTTAATTCACAACACTATTCATAAAGTTACCCGTTTTGGAACCAATAGAATTGAAAGAAAGAATCTGAGTCTCCGTACTCAATTAAAACGTCTCAATAGAAGGTCAATTTGTTTTTCTAAAAGTTTGCTTGTACTCAGCGCAGTGCTAAGGATTTATTTTTGGTCTAGATAA
- a CDS encoding YbbC/YhhH family protein, with protein MKTYKFTILLILISISSCKNKIELDKKYCSNNENSATKIAEKEWLKIYGKEIYKQTPFIVKLKNDTIWVVEGTLPENSDGGVPYAEINAKTCEILKITHGK; from the coding sequence ATGAAAACATATAAATTTACAATTTTATTAATATTAATATCAATTTCCAGTTGCAAGAACAAAATTGAATTGGATAAAAAATATTGTTCAAACAATGAAAATTCTGCTACTAAAATTGCCGAAAAAGAATGGCTTAAAATTTATGGTAAGGAAATCTATAAACAAACTCCGTTTATTGTGAAATTAAAAAATGACACTATTTGGGTAGTTGAGGGGACATTACCTGAAAACTCAGATGGTGGTGTACCATATGCCGAAATCAATGCGAAAACTTGTGAAATTCTAAAAATAACACATGGTAAATAG
- a CDS encoding DUF6932 family protein codes for MIPNFDHNNVIPPHLGNPTLKEHLSPYCCTTLELCTTFATSKERIEILKGLLLFRKKMNDLGIKQGFQWLDGSFIENIEIAENRAPRDLDLVTFFGGLTTELQEKIPVEFLEFVNPLISKEKYKLDHYPVDYCFSPEVTVESTRYWIQLFTHNRLNIWKGILRLELNTPELDAESVKYLKEVML; via the coding sequence TTGATACCAAATTTTGACCATAATAATGTAATACCCCCGCATCTAGGAAACCCAACTCTTAAAGAACATTTGAGTCCTTATTGTTGTACAACATTAGAACTTTGTACAACATTTGCAACCTCAAAAGAGAGAATTGAAATTTTGAAAGGACTACTATTGTTTAGAAAAAAAATGAACGATTTAGGTATAAAGCAAGGATTTCAATGGTTAGATGGAAGCTTCATTGAAAATATTGAGATTGCTGAAAACAGAGCCCCAAGAGATTTAGATTTGGTAACTTTCTTTGGAGGATTGACTACTGAACTTCAAGAGAAAATACCTGTTGAATTTTTAGAATTTGTTAATCCATTGATTTCTAAAGAAAAATATAAATTAGACCATTACCCAGTAGATTATTGTTTTAGTCCTGAGGTTACGGTAGAGTCAACAAGGTATTGGATACAGTTGTTTACTCATAATCGGTTGAATATATGGAAAGGGATATTGCGTTTAGAATTAAATACTCCGGAACTCGATGCTGAATCTGTTAAATATCTTAAAGAAGTTATGTTATGA
- a CDS encoding RHS repeat domain-containing protein, whose translation MATSVKGLATGSWTRVATTTAETKGETAHTLYDVKYHPVRTHNKNYLGGYTYTDSKVDAFTGQVQYTIECHRRLITDTELVVKQNFTYSAQDRLMKHTHQINGGAEQLLAENTYDELGQLVSKKVGNTIATPLQKVDYTYNIRGWMKSINNPNALQQGSDPADLFGFKINYNTVEGSVAVANKLYNGNIAETFWSTATDGGFVRNYGYKYDQLNRLKDATYQKSNVVTNMYNENLTYDKNGNILTLKRNGDRDVQTGTIGIDNLSYGYATNSNKLMSVVDNTNNTSGFNDFNKSGNDYAYDVNGNMTLDKNKKITAITYNHLNLPTKIVFTTGNIVYIYNAAGQKVQKVVTTTTPASVVTTDYLGGYQYKNTALQYFPTAEGYVKNTPMGSTNAYSYVFNYTDHLRNTRLSYTKNPSTNVLTILEESNYYPFGLKHNGYNPISPVPENRRLFNGKELQEELGLNMYDYGSRMYDSARAGWSNVDPLAEKMRRWSPYNYAFDNPIRFIDPDGMKPVDWINWTGQDGKQHLTYDPKIKTLQEAKDKGYSTASQVFAKGRGTNDKTNEVVSFQEGGKFSINGKTMNSADGAYTTQTGAIIDRNKSGVEQITAVGQGVGDGITAIGLVTFPPLAGAGEAISNTFLGLEVLDNLSTEGLSKETVIDNGVKVGLSIGFGELGKAGVKGTQTVAGEATVKAGKNMVSESIIQATTMAGQKATEKIIEDKRK comes from the coding sequence GTGGCAACTTCAGTAAAAGGTTTGGCAACAGGTTCTTGGACACGAGTGGCTACTACCACGGCAGAGACCAAGGGCGAAACAGCACATACCTTGTATGATGTTAAATACCACCCAGTGCGCACGCACAACAAAAACTATTTGGGCGGATATACGTACACTGACAGTAAAGTAGATGCTTTTACGGGTCAGGTGCAATACACCATAGAGTGCCATAGACGTTTGATAACCGATACTGAACTGGTGGTAAAACAGAATTTTACCTACTCGGCACAGGATAGATTAATGAAACATACCCACCAAATTAACGGTGGAGCAGAGCAACTCTTGGCAGAGAATACCTATGATGAGTTGGGGCAACTCGTGAGTAAAAAAGTAGGGAATACCATCGCCACACCGCTTCAAAAAGTGGATTATACTTATAACATAAGAGGGTGGATGAAATCCATTAATAATCCTAATGCTTTACAACAAGGCTCAGACCCTGCGGATTTGTTTGGCTTTAAAATCAATTACAATACGGTAGAGGGTAGTGTAGCTGTGGCAAACAAACTCTATAATGGAAATATTGCTGAGACGTTTTGGAGCACAGCCACCGATGGTGGATTTGTGAGAAACTACGGTTACAAATACGACCAGTTGAATCGTTTGAAAGACGCTACTTATCAAAAATCAAACGTGGTGACTAATATGTATAATGAAAACCTGACTTACGACAAGAACGGAAACATCTTGACATTAAAACGCAATGGCGATAGAGATGTACAAACAGGAACCATAGGAATTGATAATTTAAGTTATGGCTATGCTACTAACTCTAATAAACTTATGAGTGTGGTGGATAATACTAATAATACCAGTGGTTTTAACGATTTTAATAAATCAGGAAATGATTATGCTTATGATGTCAATGGTAATATGACCTTGGACAAGAACAAGAAAATCACGGCTATCACCTACAACCACTTGAACCTACCTACAAAAATTGTATTTACAACAGGAAATATTGTTTATATTTACAATGCGGCAGGGCAAAAGGTACAAAAGGTAGTAACTACCACCACACCAGCCAGTGTAGTGACAACAGATTATTTGGGAGGCTACCAATACAAAAATACAGCATTGCAGTATTTTCCAACGGCGGAGGGGTATGTGAAGAATACTCCTATGGGTAGCACTAATGCTTACAGTTATGTGTTTAACTACACTGACCATTTAAGGAATACTCGATTGAGTTACACCAAAAACCCAAGCACCAACGTTCTTACAATTTTAGAAGAAAGCAACTACTATCCATTTGGATTGAAGCATAATGGGTATAATCCTATTTCACCAGTTCCTGAAAACAGAAGACTTTTTAACGGTAAGGAGTTGCAAGAAGAGTTAGGGTTGAATATGTATGATTATGGCTCACGTATGTATGACTCTGCAAGAGCTGGTTGGAGTAATGTTGACCCATTGGCGGAGAAAATGCGTAGATGGTCTCCATACAATTATGCTTTTGATAACCCAATTAGATTTATTGACCCTGATGGGATGAAACCTGTCGATTGGATTAATTGGACTGGACAAGACGGGAAACAGCATCTAACCTATGACCCTAAAATAAAAACGTTACAAGAGGCAAAAGATAAAGGATACTCTACAGCAAGCCAAGTGTTTGCAAAAGGTAGGGGAACCAATGATAAGACTAATGAAGTGGTTAGTTTTCAAGAAGGTGGAAAATTCAGCATTAATGGGAAAACAATGAATTCGGCTGATGGCGCATATACAACTCAGACTGGAGCCATAATAGATAGAAATAAAAGTGGTGTAGAACAGATTACTGCTGTTGGGCAAGGAGTTGGGGATGGAATAACAGCTATAGGGTTAGTAACATTTCCACCACTTGCAGGTGCTGGAGAAGCTATAAGTAATACCTTTTTAGGTTTAGAAGTTTTAGATAATTTAAGTACTGAAGGACTTTCAAAAGAAACAGTCATTGACAATGGTGTTAAAGTTGGATTAAGCATTGGTTTTGGAGAGTTAGGCAAAGCCGGGGTTAAGGGAACTCAAACCGTTGCTGGTGAAGCTACTGTTAAAGCAGGTAAAAATATGGTTTCTGAATCTATAATCCAAGCAACAACAATGGCGGGACAAAAGGCAACAGAAAAAATCATTGAAGATAAAAGAAAATAA
- a CDS encoding RHS repeat-associated core domain-containing protein, with the protein MITITTPTSVATTDYLGGYQYKNTVLQFFPTAEGYVKNTPVSGTNTYSYVFNYTDHLGNVRLSYTKNPSTNVLTILEESNYYPFGLKHNGYNPISPIPENRRLFNGKELQEELGLNSYDYGARNYDPALGRWMNIDPLAETSRRFSPYTYALNNPVLFIDPDGMEAYKSQVDRSSGMSNSEWNSNRRADMDRQAGGDGIDVANPNGYVKPKYTVTASDADNEVEKEDGDSNEDKPKKKNNLAQNIKDNPSKISEVAEVAISLKKLRMLEIRQGLSIKDRIGTLGKFSSKYASYSKAGKVLGKVNNVAMGYSTFLDVKSYYNGQLSGARLSYRLGSNTATIVTSSAVGTEFGGPVGTIAGFVVGLGTSAGEIIYDGWNNNVMPVINQGVYEINNNHGYSNFHP; encoded by the coding sequence TTGATAACCATTACCACGCCAACTAGTGTAGCTACTACAGATTATTTAGGTGGTTACCAATACAAAAATACCGTATTGCAGTTTTTTCCAACGGCAGAGGGCTATGTGAAAAACACTCCTGTTAGTGGGACTAACACCTACAGTTATGTGTTTAACTACACTGACCATTTGGGTAATGTGCGTTTGAGTTACACCAAAAACCCTAGCACCAACGTTCTTACAATTCTTGAAGAAAGCAACTACTATCCATTTGGGCTCAAGCATAATGGGTATAATCCAATTTCTCCAATTCCTGAAAACAGAAGACTTTTTAATGGTAAGGAGTTGCAAGAAGAGTTGGGGCTAAATTCCTATGATTATGGTGCTAGAAACTATGACCCTGCATTAGGACGTTGGATGAATATTGACCCGTTAGCGGAAACGTCAAGACGTTTTTCTCCTTATACTTATGCTCTTAATAATCCTGTGTTATTTATTGACCCTGATGGGATGGAGGCTTACAAATCGCAAGTCGATAGAAGTAGCGGAATGAGTAATTCTGAATGGAACTCCAATAGAAGAGCCGATATGGATAGGCAAGCTGGAGGAGATGGAATTGATGTTGCGAACCCTAATGGATATGTAAAACCTAAATATACTGTCACTGCATCGGATGCTGATAATGAAGTTGAAAAAGAAGATGGTGATTCAAATGAAGATAAACCAAAGAAAAAAAATAATTTAGCACAAAATATTAAAGACAACCCAAGTAAAATTTCAGAAGTAGCAGAAGTAGCAATTTCTTTAAAAAAATTGAGAATGTTGGAGATTAGACAAGGTCTATCTATCAAAGATAGAATAGGAACTTTGGGTAAATTCTCTTCAAAATATGCTAGTTATTCAAAGGCTGGGAAAGTTTTAGGTAAAGTTAATAATGTTGCGATGGGTTATAGTACTTTTTTAGATGTTAAAAGTTATTATAATGGACAATTAAGTGGAGCGAGACTATCTTATAGATTAGGAAGTAATACCGCTACTATAGTAACTTCATCAGCAGTAGGTACAGAGTTTGGAGGACCTGTTGGCACCATTGCTGGGTTCGTTGTTGGGCTTGGCACAAGTGCTGGAGAAATCATATATGACGGTTGGAACAATAATGTAATGCCTGTGATTAATCAGGGTGTTTATGAAATCAATAATAATCACGGATATTCTAATTTCCACCCTTAA
- a CDS encoding RHS repeat domain-containing protein codes for MATSVKGLATGSWTRVATTTAETKGETAHTLYDVKYHPVRTHNKNYLGGYTYTDSKVDAFTGQVQYTIERHRRLITDTELVVKQNFTYSAQDRLMKHTHQINGGAEQLLAENTYDELGQLVSKKVGNTIATPLQKVDYTYNIRGWMKSINNPNALQQGSDPADLFGFKINYNTVEGSVAVANKLYNGNIAETFWSTATDGGFVRNYGYKYDQLNRLKDATYQKSNVVTNMYNENLTYDKNGNILTLKRNGDRDVQTGTIGIDNLSYGYATNSNKLMSVVDNTNNTSGFNDFNKSGNDYAYDANGNMTLDKNKKITSIVYNHLNLPTKIVFPTGNIVYIYNASGQKVQKVVTENTTVTTTDYLGGYQYRKKTASEPVELQFFPTAEGYVKNTPVSGTNTYSYVYNYTDHLGNTRLSYTKNPSSNVLTILEESNYYPFGLKHNGYNPISPVPENRRLFNGKELQEELGLNMYDYGSRMYDPARAGWSNVDPLAEKMRRWSPYNYAFDNPIRFIDPDGMAPTDWFVNTKTGTVVHVEGQSKLTQSTADKIGAGDAKNYERLGADNMFGDKNGKANKIREQGASVVENSEVFMEKQGYNKAEKVKIVETEYTSGGKVGEENISLTHSTIKQVGESKITYAKPENLDSKADIQIKSSSSTYSSIETTKYILTKPYGQDNNNTSVYGSKETSNNILKPLQIIGDLVQQIISK; via the coding sequence GTGGCAACTTCGGTAAAAGGTTTGGCAACAGGTTCTTGGACACGAGTGGCTACTACCACGGCAGAGACCAAGGGCGAAACAGCACATACCTTGTATGATGTTAAATACCACCCAGTGCGCACGCACAACAAAAACTATTTGGGCGGATATACGTACACTGACAGTAAAGTAGATGCTTTTACGGGTCAGGTGCAATACACCATAGAGCGCCATAGACGTTTGATAACCGATACTGAACTGGTGGTAAAACAGAATTTTACCTACTCGGCACAGGATAGATTGATGAAACATACCCACCAAATTAACGGTGGAGCAGAGCAACTCTTGGCAGAGAATACCTATGATGAGTTGGGGCAACTCGTGAGTAAAAAAGTAGGGAATACCATCGCCACACCGCTTCAAAAAGTGGATTATACTTATAACATAAGAGGGTGGATGAAATCCATTAATAACCCTAATGCTTTGCAACAAGGCTCAGACCCTGCGGATTTGTTTGGCTTTAAAATCAATTACAATACGGTAGAGGGTAGTGTAGCTGTGGCAAACAAACTCTATAATGGAAATATTGCTGAGACGTTTTGGAGCACAGCCACCGATGGTGGATTTGTGAGAAACTACGGTTACAAATACGACCAGTTGAATCGTTTGAAAGACGCTACTTATCAAAAATCAAACGTGGTGACTAATATGTATAATGAAAACCTGACTTACGACAAGAACGGAAACATCTTGACATTAAAACGCAATGGCGATAGAGATGTACAAACAGGAACCATAGGAATTGATAATTTAAGTTATGGCTATGCTACTAACTCTAATAAACTTATGAGTGTGGTGGATAATACTAATAATACCAGTGGTTTTAACGATTTTAATAAATCAGGAAATGATTATGCTTATGATGCCAATGGTAATATGACCTTGGACAAGAACAAGAAAATCACAAGCATTGTGTATAACCACTTGAACTTACCTACAAAAATAGTTTTTCCAACAGGAAATATTGTGTATATTTACAACGCTAGTGGGCAAAAAGTACAGAAAGTGGTAACAGAAAACACAACCGTAACCACGACTGATTATTTAGGAGGTTACCAATACAGAAAGAAAACTGCGAGTGAGCCTGTCGAACTCCAGTTTTTTCCAACGGCAGAGGGCTATGTGAAAAACACCCCTGTTAGTGGGACTAACACCTACAGTTATGTGTACAATTACACTGACCATTTAGGGAATACTCGATTGAGTTATACTAAAAACCCTAGCAGTAACGTTCTTACAATTTTAGAAGAAAGCAACTACTATCCATTTGGATTGAAGCATAATGGGTATAACCCTATTTCGCCAGTTCCTGAAAACAGAAGACTTTTTAATGGTAAGGAGTTGCAAGAAGAGTTGGGATTGAACATGTATGATTATGGCTCACGTATGTATGACCCTGCAAGAGCTGGTTGGAGTAATGTTGACCCATTGGCGGAGAAAATGCGTAGATGGTCTCCATATAATTATGCTTTTGATAACCCAATTCGATTTATTGACCCTGATGGGATGGCGCCTACTGATTGGTTTGTTAATACAAAAACAGGTACAGTTGTACATGTTGAAGGACAATCAAAACTTACACAATCTACTGCTGATAAAATTGGAGCTGGTGATGCAAAAAATTATGAACGTTTAGGGGCAGATAATATGTTCGGGGATAAAAATGGAAAAGCAAATAAAATTAGAGAACAAGGGGCTAGCGTTGTTGAAAACTCTGAAGTATTTATGGAAAAGCAAGGATATAATAAAGCTGAAAAAGTAAAAATTGTTGAAACAGAATATACTTCAGGAGGGAAAGTTGGAGAAGAGAATATATCATTAACACATAGTACTATAAAACAAGTTGGAGAAAGTAAAATCACTTATGCTAAACCTGAAAATTTAGATTCTAAAGCTGATATTCAAATTAAATCAAGTTCAAGTACTTACAGTAGTATAGAAACTACAAAGTATATCCTTACGAAACCTTATGGGCAAGATAATAATAATACATCTGTTTATGGCTCAAAAGAAACTTCAAATAACATACTCAAACCACTGCAAATAATAGGTGATTTAGTACAACAAATTATCTCAAAATAA
- a CDS encoding RHS repeat-associated core domain-containing protein gives MVTTITSASVMTTDYLGGYQYKNTVLQYFPSAKGYVKNTPVSGTNTYSYVYNYTDHLGNTRLSYTKNPSNNVLTILEESNYYPFGLKHNGYNPIAPIPENRRLFNGKELQEELGLNMTAMDYRQYDNTLGRFNSIDVLSELAYSITPYRFANNNPVYFNDPTGLFETRKEAREYRKEHGISGSISKQKDGSFAISDKKNGISYSKGDDSQGYEKFANDGVQESVLVQAPSKKEGVNGGTGFGWLTFWGTDRSGDTSGLKGTTTHSLESSDFITPQISSSLNKLTGLWEWVLNLFKNSIDTYQQGITIQEAIKKNGNTATMEVQNTEPIVTSSIKVITYTYNLNDSTIIKNTNTVNLKGKASDVKRQVDSTNNRNAARNADKSAWLSSWGK, from the coding sequence GTGGTAACGACCATCACTTCTGCCAGTGTGATGACAACGGATTATTTAGGTGGCTACCAATACAAAAATACCGTATTGCAGTATTTTCCATCGGCTAAGGGGTATGTGAAAAACACTCCTGTTAGTGGGACTAACACCTACAGTTATGTGTACAATTACACTGACCATTTAGGGAATACTCGATTGAGTTACACCAAAAACCCTAGCAATAACGTTCTTACAATTCTTGAAGAAAGTAACTACTACCCATTTGGATTAAAGCATAATGGGTATAATCCTATTGCGCCAATTCCGGAGAATAGAAGACTTTTTAACGGTAAAGAATTACAAGAAGAGTTGGGGTTGAACATGACAGCGATGGATTATCGTCAATATGATAATACTTTGGGGAGGTTTAACTCTATAGATGTTCTGTCAGAATTAGCATATTCCATTACTCCTTATCGTTTTGCAAATAATAATCCTGTTTATTTTAATGACCCAACAGGTCTTTTTGAAACAAGGAAAGAAGCAAGAGAATATAGAAAAGAACATGGTATTAGCGGTAGTATTTCTAAACAAAAAGATGGCTCATTTGCAATTAGTGATAAAAAAAATGGAATTAGTTATTCAAAAGGAGACGACTCACAGGGGTATGAAAAATTTGCCAATGATGGTGTCCAAGAATCCGTTTTAGTCCAAGCACCATCAAAAAAAGAAGGAGTAAATGGAGGAACTGGTTTTGGATGGCTAACTTTTTGGGGGACTGATAGAAGTGGAGATACAAGTGGTTTAAAAGGAACTACTACACATTCTCTAGAATCAAGTGATTTTATAACACCTCAGATTTCAAGTTCTTTAAATAAATTGACAGGTCTTTGGGAATGGGTATTAAATCTTTTTAAAAACTCCATTGATACATATCAACAAGGAATTACTATACAAGAGGCTATCAAGAAAAACGGAAACACAGCTACTATGGAGGTACAGAATACAGAACCAATTGTGACTTCATCAATAAAAGTGATTACTTACACCTACAATTTAAATGATAGTACGATTATAAAAAACACAAATACTGTTAATTTAAAAGGAAAAGCATCAGATGTAAAAAGACAGGTGGACTCAACAAACAATAGAAATGCGGCTAGAAATGCTGATAAATCAGCTTGGTTAAGTTCTTGGGGGAAATAA